One region of Bdellovibrio bacteriovorus genomic DNA includes:
- the sucD gene encoding succinate--CoA ligase subunit alpha has translation MAILINKDTKVICQGFTGAQGTFHSEQAVAYGTKMVGGVTPGKGGTTHIGLPVFNTVADAKEKTGCNASVIFVPPPFAADSIMEAVDAELDLVICITEGIPVLDMVKVKKFMQGKKTRLVGPNCPGVITPGECKIGIMPGHIHKPGRIGVLSRSGTLTYEAVGQLTALGLGQSTCVGIGGDPVNGTNFIDVLEMYNKDKDTDAVIMIGEIGGSAEEEAAEYIKREFKKPVTAFIAGAAAPAGKRMGHAGAIISGGKGTAEAKFEALMSAGCKISRSPAEMGITLKSMLK, from the coding sequence GCAAGCAGTTGCTTACGGAACTAAAATGGTTGGTGGTGTGACTCCGGGTAAAGGTGGCACAACTCATATCGGTCTTCCTGTGTTTAACACGGTGGCGGATGCGAAAGAAAAAACAGGCTGTAATGCATCTGTGATCTTCGTTCCACCTCCATTTGCCGCAGACTCTATCATGGAAGCTGTCGATGCAGAGTTGGATCTTGTGATCTGTATCACTGAAGGCATCCCCGTTCTAGACATGGTGAAAGTGAAAAAATTCATGCAAGGTAAGAAGACTCGCTTGGTGGGTCCTAACTGCCCGGGCGTGATCACTCCAGGTGAATGTAAAATCGGTATCATGCCTGGTCACATTCACAAGCCAGGTCGTATCGGTGTACTTTCACGTTCTGGCACATTGACTTACGAAGCTGTTGGTCAATTGACGGCGTTGGGCCTTGGCCAATCTACTTGCGTAGGTATCGGCGGTGACCCAGTGAATGGAACAAACTTCATCGACGTTCTAGAGATGTACAACAAAGACAAAGATACTGACGCCGTGATTATGATCGGTGAAATCGGTGGATCTGCAGAAGAAGAAGCTGCAGAGTACATCAAACGTGAATTCAAAAAGCCAGTAACAGCGTTCATCGCGGGTGCAGCAGCTCCAGCAGGTAAACGTATGGGTCACGCCGGCGCAATCATCAGCGGCGGCAAAGGCACAGCAGAAGCGAAGTTCGAAGCTTTGATGTCTGCAGGCTGTAAAATTTCTCGCTCTCCAGCAGAGATGGGAATCACTTTGAAATCTATGTTGAAGTAA
- a CDS encoding substrate-binding periplasmic protein, whose amino-acid sequence MRLFLLATILFATAIAFAFDVQEVRIGIPAGLAPPLLFDEKSPQTKGLVAEYAAALAQAMGRTATFSIITRYRLDSYLLKGQVDMMCYTSKVWASNQDQMDFSKTLFSKREIILGPETMPKKVSDLKGKTIGTMLQYVYPKLDPLFQSKQLVREDSLSEEANLKKLLNGRIDYIVTDEIFVDYFKLKHPKIDRNRQRLFMQEYPISCAVSRKGRVKEKEVNAAVDKIKSDGTLQTIFKKYGATLK is encoded by the coding sequence ATGCGTCTATTTTTATTGGCCACTATTCTTTTTGCTACGGCGATAGCCTTTGCCTTTGATGTCCAGGAAGTTCGAATTGGAATTCCCGCGGGACTTGCACCGCCTTTGCTTTTTGATGAAAAATCCCCCCAAACAAAGGGACTTGTGGCCGAATATGCGGCCGCTCTGGCGCAAGCTATGGGGCGAACCGCCACCTTTAGTATTATCACGCGTTATCGTCTGGACAGCTATTTGCTGAAGGGCCAAGTGGATATGATGTGCTACACAAGCAAAGTGTGGGCAAGCAATCAAGATCAAATGGATTTTTCTAAAACTCTGTTTTCAAAAAGAGAAATCATTCTTGGGCCTGAGACTATGCCGAAAAAGGTTTCGGATCTAAAAGGGAAAACTATCGGGACCATGCTTCAGTACGTGTACCCGAAGTTAGATCCTTTATTTCAGTCTAAACAACTTGTTCGAGAAGACAGCCTCAGTGAAGAGGCGAATTTAAAAAAGCTTCTTAACGGGCGTATCGACTATATAGTCACCGATGAAATTTTTGTGGATTATTTTAAGCTAAAGCATCCAAAAATTGATCGCAATCGCCAACGCCTTTTTATGCAGGAATATCCGATCTCGTGTGCTGTCAGTCGCAAGGGGCGGGTGAAAGAAAAAGAAGTGAATGCCGCCGTAGATAAAATAAAATCCGACGGCACTCTTCAGACAATTTTTAAAAAATACGGTGCTACATTAAAATAA
- the ndk gene encoding nucleoside-diphosphate kinase, with translation MAIEQTFSIIKPNAMKKNAIGDIISMFEANGLKIAAAKITILSKAKAEEFYAEHKERPFFGELVSFMTSGPVCLMCLQGENAVLKNREIMGATDPKKANAGTVRAKFGDNVGENAVHGSDSAASAARELALFFEKHEICNV, from the coding sequence ATGGCTATCGAGCAAACATTCTCAATCATCAAGCCAAACGCAATGAAGAAAAACGCTATCGGCGACATCATCAGCATGTTTGAAGCAAACGGCTTGAAAATCGCTGCTGCGAAAATCACTATTCTTTCTAAAGCTAAAGCTGAAGAGTTCTATGCTGAACACAAAGAACGTCCTTTCTTCGGCGAACTAGTTTCTTTCATGACTTCAGGCCCAGTTTGCTTGATGTGCTTGCAAGGTGAAAACGCAGTTTTGAAAAACCGCGAAATCATGGGTGCTACTGATCCTAAAAAAGCTAACGCTGGAACAGTTCGCGCTAAATTCGGTGACAACGTTGGTGAAAACGCAGTTCACGGTTCTGACTCTGCAGCTTCTGCAGCTCGCGAACTTGCTTTGTTCTTCGAAAAGCACGAAATCTGCAACGTTTAA
- a CDS encoding class I SAM-dependent RNA methyltransferase, whose product MSAKSNKGGAQAPLLGSKIRLNIEKLAIGGAGVARHEGMVVFVPQAAPNEEVLAEVTLVKKNFVEAKILEVLNPGASRRTPPCPVANVCGGCNWQHITEEEQLAQKENLVFETLKKFNPSLEFEYLPIQKSPRSLRYRNRIQPKFQHGRFGFFARNSHDIVEINDCPITEEALTEKFAEVKAWAQQKNAKELLRLEMYISEEGLVRYGLITDDDDGIGFSQVNRFQNEDLVRTALDWAGDYEFKNVFDLYAGAGNFTFPLAQKYSSSTITGVELNPKLVERAKSKIKEKRMKYFLSDVETYMRRAQIGTEDLVLLDPPRAGASEYIMRALASAAPKRIIYISCHPVSLARDLNWFFAWAQKLGKSAKLARVQTFEMFPQTDHVETIAELRVDS is encoded by the coding sequence ATGTCTGCAAAATCAAACAAGGGGGGAGCGCAAGCTCCCCTTCTTGGTTCAAAGATCAGATTGAATATTGAAAAGCTTGCCATTGGCGGTGCTGGAGTCGCTCGACACGAGGGCATGGTTGTCTTCGTTCCTCAAGCAGCGCCTAATGAAGAAGTTTTGGCCGAAGTCACTTTGGTCAAAAAGAATTTTGTCGAAGCAAAGATCCTGGAAGTTCTGAATCCGGGAGCTTCTCGCCGAACTCCACCTTGCCCGGTGGCCAACGTTTGTGGTGGCTGTAATTGGCAGCACATCACTGAAGAAGAACAGCTCGCACAAAAAGAGAACCTGGTTTTTGAAACTCTGAAGAAGTTCAATCCCTCTTTGGAATTTGAATATCTACCAATTCAAAAAAGTCCCCGTTCTTTGAGGTATCGCAACCGCATTCAACCGAAGTTCCAACACGGTCGCTTTGGTTTCTTTGCACGAAACTCTCACGATATTGTTGAAATCAATGACTGCCCGATTACGGAAGAGGCCTTGACCGAAAAGTTCGCGGAAGTAAAAGCTTGGGCTCAACAAAAGAATGCCAAAGAGCTCCTTCGTCTTGAAATGTACATCTCGGAGGAAGGTCTAGTTCGCTACGGCCTTATCACTGATGACGACGACGGCATTGGCTTTTCTCAAGTGAATCGCTTTCAGAACGAAGACCTGGTTCGCACCGCCCTAGACTGGGCTGGTGATTATGAATTCAAAAATGTTTTCGATCTTTATGCCGGCGCGGGAAATTTCACGTTTCCTTTGGCACAAAAGTATTCGTCTTCCACGATCACCGGCGTGGAGCTGAATCCTAAGCTTGTGGAACGTGCGAAAAGCAAAATCAAAGAAAAACGCATGAAGTACTTCCTTTCCGACGTGGAGACCTACATGCGCCGAGCACAAATCGGGACTGAAGACTTGGTTTTGCTAGATCCGCCTCGTGCAGGAGCCAGCGAATACATCATGCGCGCTCTGGCCTCAGCGGCCCCTAAAAGAATCATCTACATCAGCTGTCACCCGGTGTCCTTGGCTCGAGATCTTAACTGGTTCTTTGCTTGGGCGCAGAAGCTGGGCAAATCGGCAAAGCTCGCAAGGGTGCAAACCTTTGAAATGTTCCCTCAGACCGACCATGTTGAGACTATTGCAGAGCTCAGGGTTGACTCTTAG
- a CDS encoding tetratricopeptide repeat protein, which yields MRKWILALTLLSALGCASQDKQKADLYLRMGAAQMESGNYPYALRDLLKAEELDPKNAATQNNLGLVYFFRERYDLAEKHLHQALELEPKYTEARNNLSRVLIEQGKYADAEKELRVVLADLTYPTPEKAYINLGLAKFNQKDFTGSRSAFTKVLNVNPDDCIGNTYFGRTFFETEDYARAAEALDRAIGFCQKSLYDEPHYYSALAYYRLGDKSKSVARFEELIKYYPTGKYREKAKGMLSLIRKGH from the coding sequence ATGCGTAAATGGATTCTCGCACTGACTCTTTTATCTGCACTTGGATGTGCCAGTCAGGACAAGCAAAAAGCTGATTTGTACTTGCGAATGGGTGCTGCTCAAATGGAAAGCGGCAACTATCCGTACGCGCTTCGCGACCTTCTTAAAGCAGAAGAACTTGATCCTAAAAATGCGGCGACTCAGAACAACCTGGGCCTCGTCTACTTTTTCCGTGAACGTTATGACTTAGCCGAAAAGCATTTACACCAAGCTTTAGAGCTTGAGCCTAAATACACTGAAGCCCGCAACAATCTTTCTCGCGTTTTAATTGAACAAGGAAAATATGCGGATGCTGAAAAAGAACTTCGCGTTGTTTTAGCAGACTTAACTTACCCTACACCAGAAAAAGCCTACATAAATTTGGGTCTGGCGAAGTTCAATCAAAAGGACTTCACGGGGTCGCGCAGTGCTTTCACCAAAGTACTCAACGTAAATCCCGATGACTGCATTGGGAACACTTACTTCGGCCGTACGTTCTTTGAAACTGAAGATTATGCGCGCGCAGCAGAAGCTTTGGATCGCGCGATCGGCTTCTGTCAAAAAAGCCTTTATGATGAACCTCACTACTACAGTGCTTTGGCTTACTACCGCCTTGGAGACAAATCCAAATCGGTGGCTCGTTTTGAAGAGCTTATAAAGTATTACCCTACCGGGAAATACCGTGAAAAAGCCAAAGGCATGCTCAGCTTGATTCGAAAGGGACATTAA
- a CDS encoding helix-turn-helix domain-containing protein, with the protein MKKTGEILKKAREQKGLSLHEIGLSLKINSKVLKAIEEGDDSQLPAKTFLRGFVQSYANFLQLDSDKVLEVFYEEMGSTKPKPYIREVETPKSEVTETRPSSSVTSTEKPTETDAEATVTPIRRAAPASSGKSDLKSLQENKSTKTIAIIGVGVVLIGLILFTKKMIDKYSKEAEVPSGEVAQTMEGATPVTAETPTVTDVDTNGDASPLTNLTASPTPAAPSSQASPTPTASPLVSTPTPTPSPTPVAAASPTPTATPKASPTPSPTASPTATPVATASPTPSPTPTPSPTPKETNKPVELIVEALDTVEIEYSAPNGKPQKIRLSAEQVHTFKSKSGLRINFSNGGAVNLIHNGREIGIPGDLGKPIKLSY; encoded by the coding sequence ATGAAAAAAACCGGTGAAATTTTAAAGAAAGCCCGCGAGCAAAAAGGCCTGTCTCTGCATGAAATTGGTCTTTCTTTGAAAATTAACAGCAAGGTTTTAAAAGCCATCGAAGAGGGTGATGATTCTCAATTGCCTGCGAAAACTTTCTTGCGCGGTTTCGTACAAAGTTACGCAAATTTCCTGCAACTGGATTCAGACAAGGTTTTGGAAGTGTTCTATGAAGAGATGGGCTCAACAAAACCAAAACCTTATATCCGTGAAGTAGAAACGCCTAAATCTGAAGTTACCGAAACACGTCCAAGTTCAAGCGTTACAAGCACTGAGAAGCCGACCGAGACGGATGCCGAAGCCACGGTCACACCGATTCGTCGTGCAGCGCCCGCTTCATCGGGAAAATCGGATCTAAAATCCCTTCAAGAAAATAAATCCACTAAAACCATCGCGATTATTGGTGTAGGGGTCGTGCTTATTGGCCTTATTCTTTTCACAAAAAAGATGATCGATAAGTATTCTAAAGAAGCTGAAGTTCCAAGCGGTGAAGTTGCGCAAACAATGGAAGGTGCAACACCAGTGACGGCTGAAACACCAACGGTGACTGATGTTGACACCAATGGAGATGCAAGCCCGCTGACAAATTTAACGGCGAGCCCGACGCCAGCAGCTCCGTCGAGCCAGGCTTCTCCAACACCAACAGCCTCTCCGCTTGTGTCGACGCCAACTCCAACGCCTTCACCAACACCGGTTGCTGCGGCATCACCAACTCCAACCGCGACTCCGAAGGCAAGTCCTACGCCAAGCCCGACAGCTTCGCCGACGGCAACTCCAGTAGCAACAGCAAGTCCAACACCAAGTCCTACGCCGACTCCGTCGCCCACACCGAAAGAGACGAATAAACCCGTTGAACTTATCGTAGAGGCTTTGGATACAGTTGAAATTGAGTACTCTGCCCCGAACGGGAAGCCGCAAAAGATCCGTCTGTCTGCTGAACAAGTTCATACTTTCAAAAGCAAAAGTGGTCTTCGCATCAACTTCTCCAATGGTGGTGCCGTGAATCTGATCCACAATGGACGAGAAATCGGCATCCCTGGTGATTTGGGTAAGCCTATTAAGTTGAGCTACTAA
- a CDS encoding ArnT family glycosyltransferase: protein MKDFRRIWAISLIVKLILAALIPLSADEAYYWVWSQRLQLSYFDHPPMVAWLFYLGQIFEPFMHAVRWPAVILGHGMLAVWYYILKDHVPFEKIKVWVYLALFSPLLGFGSLIVTPDLPVMFFWSLSILLALKALQEKSLGIYAALGASLGLGFCAKYHIVLFVPCLLVYLFAEKKWKEVRISGVLLTVITGLIFCAPVILWNVQNNFASFEFQLKHGLEKSSYNPEWTLSYVLGQILILFPLVFWAALRSKVPASLRWLYYFGWGPLLFFFLTSFRALVEANWPIIAYPAVLGLALFHERIQKWLKYYVIFWGSIIALVLATLFTPALRKLNDKVNEPYEFQELSTVAREYSPLYASSYQMAASLWYFSKVPTFKLKDISRFDFFDTLPEAQPTSGRFYLVKRERNGLPSWISEQQWQMKEIKKISPDFVLLEFTK from the coding sequence TTGAAAGATTTCCGCCGCATTTGGGCTATCAGCCTTATTGTAAAACTGATTCTTGCGGCACTTATTCCCTTAAGTGCCGACGAAGCCTATTACTGGGTTTGGTCGCAAAGACTTCAGCTCAGTTATTTCGATCATCCCCCGATGGTCGCTTGGTTGTTTTATCTAGGTCAAATTTTTGAACCTTTCATGCACGCCGTTCGATGGCCCGCCGTGATTTTAGGTCATGGAATGTTGGCGGTTTGGTATTACATACTGAAAGATCATGTTCCGTTTGAGAAGATCAAGGTGTGGGTTTATCTTGCTTTATTCTCTCCCCTTTTAGGATTTGGATCCTTGATCGTCACGCCTGACTTGCCGGTGATGTTCTTCTGGTCGCTATCGATTTTGTTGGCACTCAAAGCACTTCAAGAAAAATCACTGGGAATTTACGCCGCTTTAGGGGCAAGTTTAGGTTTAGGATTCTGTGCTAAATATCACATCGTCCTTTTTGTGCCCTGCCTTTTGGTTTATCTATTCGCCGAAAAAAAATGGAAAGAAGTGCGCATTTCGGGCGTACTACTTACGGTCATCACGGGTTTAATTTTCTGTGCGCCAGTGATCCTTTGGAACGTTCAAAACAACTTCGCCTCTTTTGAATTTCAATTAAAACACGGCTTAGAAAAAAGCAGCTATAATCCTGAATGGACGCTTTCTTACGTCCTTGGCCAAATACTGATTCTTTTCCCGTTAGTATTCTGGGCAGCTTTGCGTTCAAAGGTTCCTGCGAGTTTGCGTTGGCTTTATTACTTCGGTTGGGGACCTCTTTTGTTCTTCTTCCTGACTTCTTTCCGCGCCCTTGTGGAAGCCAATTGGCCAATCATCGCTTATCCTGCGGTTTTAGGCTTAGCTCTGTTTCACGAAAGAATTCAGAAGTGGCTTAAATATTACGTCATTTTTTGGGGAAGCATTATCGCTCTTGTGCTTGCGACACTTTTTACACCCGCACTTCGCAAGCTGAATGATAAAGTTAACGAACCTTACGAGTTTCAAGAACTCAGCACCGTGGCTCGCGAATACAGCCCGCTGTACGCAAGCTCCTATCAAATGGCGGCTTCGTTATGGTATTTCAGCAAAGTTCCGACATTTAAATTAAAAGACATCAGTCGTTTTGATTTTTTTGACACTCTTCCTGAGGCACAGCCTACTTCAGGCAGATTTTATTTAGTGAAGCGCGAGAGAAATGGTTTACCTTCTTGGATTTCCGAACAACAATGGCAGATGAAAGAGATTAAAAAGATATCTCCAGATTTTGTTTTGTTGGAATTCACAAAATGA
- a CDS encoding 2Fe-2S iron-sulfur cluster-binding protein, producing MKGTKSGIYITFLPDHPDVPVSHKDETVLEVALRAGIKISHTCGGNGTCGTCLVHVRKGLSDIGPRNEIESEMAEDRKFLDEERLACQTPPIQGLEVEIRLKE from the coding sequence GTGAAAGGCACTAAGTCTGGAATATATATAACCTTTTTACCAGACCACCCAGATGTCCCGGTGAGTCATAAGGATGAAACCGTCCTGGAAGTCGCTTTGCGCGCGGGAATTAAGATCAGCCATACCTGTGGCGGCAATGGAACTTGTGGAACTTGCCTTGTGCATGTTCGAAAAGGACTTTCAGACATCGGCCCTCGCAACGAAATTGAAAGCGAAATGGCTGAGGACCGAAAGTTTTTAGATGAAGAGCGCTTAGCCTGCCAAACTCCACCGATACAAGGTTTGGAAGTTGAAATAAGACTTAAGGAGTAA
- a CDS encoding 3'-5' exonuclease has translation MRFIAFDLETTGTVPGVDQIVEIGAVRFIDGQPEAIFATLVDPQRPIPPGASAVNGISDDMVKGKPFIESLLPMFAEFCGDDILVAHNAPFDSQFLTADIKKYEAAAPKGLILDTLPIARKVFPGLPNYKLGTLVQHLKIPTTDFHRAEEDASYCGHLFHQMVKRISIGGQPPQVTNLVALTGKPELRFPQIVRQPKQMDFFGV, from the coding sequence ATGAGATTCATAGCTTTTGACTTAGAGACCACTGGAACTGTTCCTGGCGTAGACCAAATCGTTGAAATCGGGGCTGTTCGCTTCATTGACGGCCAACCTGAGGCGATCTTCGCAACACTTGTAGACCCACAACGTCCTATTCCTCCAGGCGCCTCTGCGGTGAATGGTATTAGTGACGACATGGTTAAAGGCAAGCCTTTCATTGAAAGCCTTCTGCCAATGTTTGCGGAATTCTGTGGTGACGATATTCTTGTCGCGCACAATGCGCCGTTTGACTCTCAGTTTTTAACTGCGGATATCAAAAAGTATGAAGCTGCTGCTCCTAAAGGTTTGATCCTGGATACACTTCCTATCGCAAGAAAAGTGTTCCCAGGTCTTCCAAACTACAAACTTGGAACTTTAGTTCAGCACTTGAAAATCCCGACAACGGATTTCCATAGAGCGGAAGAAGATGCCTCTTATTGCGGCCACTTGTTCCACCAAATGGTGAAAAGAATTTCTATCGGCGGACAACCTCCACAAGTTACAAACCTGGTGGCGTTGACCGGTAAGCCAGAACTTCGCTTCCCACAAATCGTACGCCAGCCAAAACAAATGGATTTCTTCGGCGTTTAA
- a CDS encoding NAD+ synthase: MRIAIAQINPTLADFQFNKEKILDFIRQAQQRKCDLVVFPECALFGYHPFDLLERSKVVAKQEQELKSLLSKIPKDIGIIFGLITKNPKKMGRPYFNSAVFAAKGQKPRFFHKQLLPTGDVFDEARFIQPGDLSKNYFTWKGKKFFLTICEDIWGWPDKEGRSPYVVNPLAKVKKQKIDMVINLSASPYFVGKMKQREYVVSKTAQYFKAPMMYVNLVGAQDEIIFDGASFVIDKKGKKVLTCQSFEEDINVIDIDTMEVWNKTPKIDVTEELRRALVLGIRDFCAKTGMKKVHLGLSGGIDSAVVAALAVDALGPSNVTTIGLPGPFNAEKSLTLAKDLAKNLGVEFKVVEIGPMYDQVVKGLEKGIDLKDFGLVHENLQARLRGLTLMAFSNKENSMLLTTGNKSEYAAGYSTLYGDMCGGLAPLGDLTKEQVYALARYYNQQGEVIPEEIITRAPSAELRPNQKDQDSLPPYEDLDKSVAYLVERSGPAKTETDKWLLPVLMRTEFKRWQAPPILKVSPHSFGRGRRYPIAHKAKE; this comes from the coding sequence ATGAGAATCGCTATTGCCCAAATAAATCCCACACTCGCTGACTTCCAGTTCAATAAAGAAAAAATTTTAGACTTCATTCGCCAGGCACAACAACGCAAGTGTGATCTTGTCGTTTTTCCCGAGTGCGCCTTGTTTGGTTATCATCCCTTTGATCTTTTAGAACGTTCCAAGGTCGTTGCAAAACAAGAACAAGAATTAAAATCCCTGCTTTCAAAAATTCCTAAAGACATCGGTATTATTTTTGGATTGATCACCAAAAATCCCAAAAAAATGGGACGGCCTTATTTTAATAGCGCGGTCTTTGCGGCAAAAGGTCAAAAGCCTCGATTCTTTCACAAACAACTTTTACCGACGGGTGATGTTTTTGATGAAGCTCGTTTTATCCAACCAGGTGATCTTTCTAAGAACTACTTCACTTGGAAGGGGAAAAAATTCTTTCTTACAATTTGTGAAGATATTTGGGGCTGGCCAGACAAAGAAGGCCGTTCGCCGTATGTGGTGAATCCTTTAGCAAAGGTTAAAAAACAAAAGATCGACATGGTGATCAACCTCAGTGCATCGCCTTATTTCGTCGGTAAGATGAAGCAAAGGGAATACGTCGTTAGTAAGACAGCTCAATATTTCAAGGCTCCGATGATGTATGTAAATCTTGTAGGAGCTCAGGATGAAATTATCTTTGATGGGGCCAGCTTCGTTATCGATAAAAAAGGAAAGAAAGTTCTAACGTGTCAGTCCTTTGAAGAAGATATCAACGTTATTGATATCGACACGATGGAAGTGTGGAATAAAACGCCGAAAATAGATGTGACAGAAGAACTTCGTCGCGCACTGGTATTAGGCATCCGTGATTTCTGCGCAAAAACGGGAATGAAAAAAGTGCATCTTGGACTTAGCGGAGGAATCGACTCTGCGGTTGTTGCCGCATTGGCGGTGGATGCTTTAGGTCCGTCGAATGTAACAACGATTGGACTGCCTGGTCCTTTTAACGCTGAAAAAAGTCTGACTTTGGCGAAAGACTTAGCAAAAAACCTGGGTGTCGAATTCAAAGTTGTCGAGATCGGCCCTATGTATGATCAGGTTGTCAAAGGCCTTGAAAAAGGAATTGATCTTAAAGATTTCGGATTGGTTCATGAAAACCTGCAAGCTCGCTTGCGGGGCTTAACTTTGATGGCATTTTCAAATAAAGAAAACAGCATGCTTCTTACGACGGGGAATAAAAGCGAATATGCCGCTGGATATTCCACATTGTACGGAGACATGTGTGGTGGCTTAGCTCCCCTGGGAGATTTAACTAAAGAACAAGTCTATGCCTTGGCTCGTTATTACAACCAACAAGGTGAAGTGATTCCAGAAGAGATCATCACGCGCGCGCCGTCGGCAGAACTTCGTCCGAATCAAAAGGACCAAGATAGTCTGCCGCCGTATGAAGATCTTGATAAATCTGTGGCTTACCTGGTGGAAAGATCAGGGCCGGCAAAAACTGAGACCGACAAATGGTTATTGCCAGTTTTGATGCGTACGGAGTTTAAACGTTGGCAGGCTCCGCCAATATTGAAAGTATCACCACATTCTTTCGGTCGCGGCCGACGCTATCCGATTGCTCACAAAGCTAAAGAATAA
- a CDS encoding DUF2203 domain-containing protein — translation MVEINRKKTFTLQEARRLLPLIYRMTDEASRQVKTHLNRIDAFSDKSHPSVGAIEAEINVIIDRWQVKVEKLGAEPKGLWMADFDNGEGFYCWKFPEVEINHWHGYQDGFSGRIVIE, via the coding sequence GTGGTTGAAATCAATCGCAAAAAAACATTCACGTTGCAGGAAGCGCGACGTCTTTTGCCGCTGATCTATCGCATGACTGATGAGGCAAGCCGCCAAGTCAAAACTCACCTTAATCGTATTGACGCTTTTTCCGACAAGTCGCATCCATCGGTGGGAGCTATCGAAGCTGAAATCAATGTCATAATTGACCGTTGGCAAGTCAAAGTCGAAAAGTTGGGAGCCGAACCGAAAGGCCTTTGGATGGCAGACTTTGACAACGGCGAAGGCTTTTATTGCTGGAAGTTTCCAGAAGTCGAGATTAATCACTGGCATGGCTACCAAGACGGGTTTTCTGGGCGTATAGTGATTGAATGA
- a CDS encoding tetratricopeptide repeat protein: protein MMTGLNFNRSLFILFLAFVSYSYTPQALGQSKDEFSLFEKELDANSSAEVKPSSAPKPTEKKSSPPAKAVSAPAAKTTPAPSPTPAPSAKTTPSPTKESPAPASPAAPAQTTPAPVDAKVPETVAATVSTTSAEETSDQKIERLKKEIRSGPKNGALIVQLAEEFYKKEDYEKATLLLWKHVDKIDRKGLVLLAKAHEKRKEPNEMLRALNVLIGKDEKDFEAYSLMGNAYVMSRKTKDAMESYKKATELNPQYEPAYDGLIDLYEKREPPNLYELRILYQDMVQNIGPRPQYLRKLCEINTMDATYEPAVHACNEAIRKDPKVADGYVYLGISQKALGEDDVALKTLKKASKDFPKSELAQYQYGKLLEDQKNYVDAMKQYKAGTEADPQAARSWLGLATSSFEIRKFDLALIAFKNACKYDKKNAVAFRKATTILRNQKNSQWIGKFEDASETCTF, encoded by the coding sequence ATGATGACTGGACTGAATTTCAATCGCTCCTTATTTATCCTCTTCTTGGCTTTTGTCTCATATTCATACACTCCCCAGGCTTTAGGCCAGAGTAAGGATGAATTCTCTCTGTTCGAAAAAGAGCTCGATGCAAACTCTTCCGCAGAGGTAAAACCTTCGTCGGCGCCGAAGCCTACCGAGAAAAAGAGTTCGCCTCCGGCGAAAGCCGTTTCTGCTCCGGCCGCTAAGACCACGCCAGCTCCGTCACCTACACCAGCACCCTCAGCTAAGACCACCCCGTCCCCAACTAAAGAATCTCCAGCTCCAGCAAGTCCTGCGGCTCCAGCGCAAACTACACCCGCTCCGGTTGATGCGAAAGTCCCAGAAACAGTGGCGGCTACCGTATCTACAACTTCCGCCGAAGAAACTTCAGATCAAAAGATTGAACGCCTAAAAAAGGAAATCCGCAGCGGTCCTAAAAATGGCGCTTTGATCGTCCAACTAGCAGAAGAATTTTACAAAAAAGAAGACTATGAAAAAGCGACGCTGCTTCTGTGGAAACACGTCGATAAAATTGATCGCAAAGGCTTAGTGCTTTTGGCGAAGGCCCATGAAAAACGCAAAGAGCCCAACGAGATGTTGCGTGCTTTGAATGTGCTTATCGGAAAAGACGAAAAAGATTTTGAAGCTTATTCACTCATGGGTAACGCCTATGTCATGAGCCGCAAAACCAAAGACGCGATGGAAAGCTATAAAAAGGCCACCGAACTGAATCCGCAGTATGAGCCGGCTTACGATGGGTTGATCGACCTTTACGAAAAGCGAGAGCCGCCAAATCTTTATGAGTTGCGCATCCTTTATCAAGACATGGTCCAAAATATCGGACCACGTCCTCAGTATCTGCGTAAACTTTGCGAAATCAATACGATGGATGCCACCTATGAGCCGGCAGTTCATGCCTGCAATGAAGCCATTCGTAAAGACCCTAAAGTCGCTGATGGTTACGTTTACCTGGGTATTAGCCAGAAGGCCTTAGGTGAAGACGATGTGGCTTTAAAAACGCTCAAGAAAGCTTCTAAAGACTTCCCGAAGTCAGAGCTGGCGCAATATCAGTATGGAAAGCTCTTAGAAGATCAGAAGAACTATGTCGATGCGATGAAACAGTATAAAGCCGGCACAGAGGCAGATCCTCAGGCGGCCCGTTCTTGGTTGGGGCTTGCGACTTCGTCGTTTGAAATTCGCAAATTTGATTTAGCTTTGATCGCGTTTAAGAACGCCTGCAAGTATGACAAAAAAAATGCCGTGGCCTTTAGAAAAGCCACGACAATTTTAAGAAACCAGAAGAACTCTCAATGGATCGGAAAGTTTGAAGACGCTTCCGAAACTTGCACGTTCTAA